In Pseudomonas sp. R76, one genomic interval encodes:
- a CDS encoding type II secretion system F family protein produces the protein MLSDVRAVLNRWAETFYAKQFGKNERIQFYESLMGIHGDGVSLEDALNTVARAFSDNGQKRHPVSIACREIAQSVKGGKSFSVSCEGWVPYDENSLIASGEETGNLVQAFRDCVRIIEVRQRIGKLVASATVYPSVVWSVMAALLYVIAAWMVPSMTRRSNPEAWTGVPAFLYALSNFVTHYGLVTLIAAVIFILVSIFTLPVFCGLQITAASPTWKLQLNKLLQVLRVRAERLPPWSVYKALHGSIFLLNMAVMLRSGINQLDALKSLQRNASPWLKERLSAIHYGVSAGKNFGTALKLAGHEFPDPMAMHFLEVLATRKGFAESMERFSNRWLEQTLQRVEAIAKSLIGVSSMAMGIMMILVVIGIFQLAGNVTETLK, from the coding sequence ATGCTGAGTGACGTCAGAGCGGTGCTAAACCGCTGGGCAGAAACCTTCTACGCCAAACAGTTCGGCAAGAACGAGCGAATCCAATTTTATGAAAGCCTTATGGGCATCCACGGGGATGGCGTTTCACTTGAAGATGCCCTGAATACTGTTGCGCGAGCATTCAGTGATAACGGCCAGAAACGCCACCCTGTATCGATTGCCTGTCGTGAAATCGCGCAATCGGTCAAAGGAGGAAAGTCGTTCAGCGTTTCATGCGAAGGCTGGGTGCCTTATGACGAAAACTCACTGATCGCTTCCGGGGAAGAGACCGGCAACCTGGTGCAGGCCTTTAGAGATTGCGTGAGGATTATTGAAGTACGCCAGAGGATCGGCAAGCTGGTGGCCTCAGCCACGGTTTACCCTTCGGTGGTGTGGAGCGTTATGGCAGCGCTGCTGTATGTGATCGCCGCGTGGATGGTGCCTTCCATGACACGTCGGTCTAACCCCGAAGCTTGGACGGGTGTACCGGCGTTTCTCTACGCCCTATCGAATTTCGTGACCCACTACGGACTGGTGACCCTGATCGCGGCCGTCATCTTCATCCTCGTATCGATCTTCACCTTGCCGGTGTTTTGCGGACTTCAGATCACGGCCGCCAGCCCGACATGGAAGCTGCAGTTGAACAAATTGCTCCAGGTCCTGAGAGTCCGAGCAGAGCGCCTTCCCCCTTGGTCGGTCTACAAGGCGCTTCACGGTTCCATCTTTTTGCTCAACATGGCCGTGATGTTGCGCTCAGGCATCAACCAGCTCGACGCATTGAAGTCGCTGCAGCGCAACGCATCTCCGTGGCTCAAGGAACGGTTGAGCGCCATCCATTACGGTGTCAGTGCCGGCAAAAACTTCGGTACCGCCTTGAAACTTGCTGGCCATGAATTTCCAGACCCCATGGCCATGCATTTTCTTGAAGTGCTCGCCACCCGCAAAGGCTTCGCCGAATCGATGGAAAGGTTTTCCAACCGTTGGCTGGAGCAAACGCTCCAGCGTGTCGAGGCCATCGCGAAGTCGCTTATTGGGGTGTCCTCGATGGCCATGGGAATCATGATGATTCTGGTGGTGATCGGCATCTTCCAGTTGGCCGGCAATGTGACAGAAACGCTTAAATAA
- a CDS encoding ATPase, T2SS/T4P/T4SS family — translation MSVISEAEFVDLYLGDGFADAKGLPGQARRVEAPVEWRADLERIRQLCAEKYAATLDPEFALLEDGVVIRVTQLMDLNGKPVFVLSKSSVQIRPLDMLGLPDHLQNALMSDTIRGLIFICGEMGAGKTSSAASLVKARLEAWGGICLAVEDPPEPFLHGRHGEGRCIQVPVSRRMGGYEEALVLALRTRADFLFVGEVRDGPTAAQVIQASINGHLIICTGHSGSVTHGIERLAALGQPLLKNARELLSKGLVAVIHQSLSMDSDGGRRLTLQSLLFTGEDGPSIREKVHSGKITLLGQDIANQSSRSLWNDQ, via the coding sequence GTGAGCGTTATCTCTGAAGCTGAGTTCGTCGACCTGTATCTGGGCGATGGATTCGCGGACGCTAAGGGTCTCCCTGGACAAGCGCGAAGAGTCGAGGCGCCCGTCGAATGGCGGGCTGATCTAGAACGAATCCGCCAGCTATGCGCGGAGAAATACGCCGCGACCCTGGATCCGGAGTTCGCGCTGCTCGAAGATGGCGTTGTCATTCGAGTCACACAGTTGATGGACCTAAACGGCAAGCCGGTATTTGTCCTCAGCAAGTCGTCGGTTCAAATTCGTCCGCTGGACATGCTAGGCCTGCCCGATCACCTGCAGAATGCTCTGATGAGCGACACGATACGCGGCCTTATCTTCATCTGCGGAGAGATGGGTGCAGGGAAAACCTCAAGTGCTGCATCCCTTGTTAAAGCCCGCCTTGAGGCTTGGGGCGGCATCTGCCTGGCGGTAGAGGACCCACCCGAACCATTCCTACATGGTAGGCATGGAGAAGGTCGGTGCATACAAGTCCCTGTTTCCAGGCGTATGGGTGGCTACGAAGAAGCCTTAGTCCTTGCTCTGCGAACGAGGGCCGACTTTCTGTTTGTGGGTGAGGTACGTGACGGGCCAACTGCTGCGCAAGTCATCCAGGCCTCAATCAACGGTCATCTCATTATCTGTACTGGCCATTCCGGCAGTGTCACGCATGGCATTGAACGCTTAGCGGCCCTGGGCCAGCCCTTATTGAAAAACGCCAGAGAGCTGCTTTCCAAAGGCCTGGTGGCTGTCATTCATCAGTCATTGTCCATGGATAGTGACGGGGGCCGGCGTTTGACACTTCAAAGCCTGCTCTTTACGGGCGAGGACGGGCCTAGCATCCGCGAAAAAGTCCACTCAGGAAAGATCACCTTGCTCG
- a CDS encoding type 4 pilus major pilin, protein MRTNTRQNQRGFLSLDGMFWLMLIAVALGFIVFMGYRTFGSSDVTIEQSNLGTLLSNTKRLKSTTGYATAGTNLAPSLINLEATGGMSINGNALSNRWNGAVTVTSNGMTFTITESNLPKNACITLASNMAKDKQTTTAINGGTAIAGEITAVAAATSCSSDANTIAWTSY, encoded by the coding sequence ATGAGAACAAATACCCGCCAAAACCAACGCGGATTTCTTTCCCTGGACGGGATGTTCTGGCTGATGCTGATCGCCGTGGCACTCGGTTTCATCGTGTTCATGGGGTACAGGACGTTCGGCAGCTCGGACGTCACCATCGAACAGAGCAACCTGGGCACCTTGCTGAGCAATACCAAAAGGCTGAAAAGCACAACTGGGTACGCAACAGCCGGTACCAACCTGGCCCCGTCCTTGATCAACCTGGAGGCCACGGGAGGTATGAGCATTAATGGCAACGCCTTATCCAATCGTTGGAACGGAGCCGTTACTGTGACCAGTAATGGTATGACCTTCACCATCACCGAATCCAACCTTCCGAAAAATGCCTGCATCACGCTTGCGTCCAACATGGCCAAGGACAAACAGACCACGACGGCGATCAACGGTGGTACTGCCATTGCCGGCGAAATCACAGCGGTAGCCGCTGCGACCAGTTGCTCATCGGATGCCAATACCATCGCTTGGACATCGTACTAA